A segment of the Opitutia bacterium genome:
CCGAGCCGCTCCGCGATCCCTACTCCGCCCTCCGCCACGCCGGTTACCGGAGGTTTCTGGTCGGCAATTTCCTCGCCAACGTCGGACGCCAGGCCGTCAGCGTCGCCGCCACGTGGCAAATCTACCAATGGACGCACTCCGCAACGGCGCTGGGGCTCGTCGGTCTCGTGAACGTCGTGCCGCTGCTCGTGTTCGTGCTGCCGGCCGGCGTGTGGGCCGACCGCGTCGATCGGCGGCGGATCATTTCGCGCTGTCTGCTTGGTTCAGCGGTCCTCTCGCTCGCGCTCGCCGTCGTGACCCAGCTCCACGACGCGATCCCGCCCAGCGCCGCACTCGACTCCGCCAACCACGCTCTCCGCGCGGTGGCGCTCCTGTTCGAACGCCACGCCGATCCTGCGACGCTGAACTTCACCAATCCCGCGCTGCCGATCGTCTACACGCTCCTCTTCCTGCACGCCATCGTGCGCGTCGTCGCCGGACCGGCGCGCGGAGCGATCGTGCCGCAGCTCGTGCCCGCCGCCGCGCTGAGCAACGCCGTGACGTGGAGTTCGAGCCTCTTCGAACTTTCCACCGTGATCGGTCCCGCGCTCGGCGGTGCCATCGTGGCGTTCTCGAGCTACACGTTCGTCTACGCCTTCGACGTCCTCTGCGCGCTCGCCCTCGTGTTCGCGCTCATGGGCGTGCAATTGCCGCCGCGCACCACCGACGCGCAACGCCCGGCGGCGCCCGGCATGTTCGCCGGCGCGCGATTCATCTGGCGCCACCCGCCGATTCTCGGCGCCCTCGCGCTCGACCTGTTCGCTGTGGTCCTCGGCGGAGCCATCGCGCTGCTGCCGATCTACGCGGATGAGATTCTTCACGTCGGCCCCGCCGTGCTCGGCTGGCTGCGAGCCGCGCCGTCACTCGGAGCCATCACGATGGCCTTCGTCGTCGCGCATCGCCGGCCGTTTGCGCGGCCCGGGATCGTCATGCTCTGGTCCGTCGCGGGTTTCGGCGCCGCGGTCACGCTCTTCTCGCTTTCGACTTCGCTCTGGCTCTCGCTCGTCGCGTTGTTCCTGAGCGGCGCGTTCGACAACGTCAGCGTCGTGATCCGCCACTCCGTCGTGCAACTCCTGACGCCGGACGCGCTGCGCGGCCGCGTGACGTCCGTGAACCAATTGTTCATCGGCTGCTCGAACGAGATTTCCGCTCTCCGCGCCGGACTGATGGCCGCCCTGTTCGGACCGGTTCTCGCCGGGTCGGCCGGTGGCGCGGGCACCATCGCGGTCACGATTGCCGCCGCGCTGATCTGGCCCGCGTTGCGCGTGCTGCCTCCGCTCGCGCAACTCGCGCCCTCCTCCGCCGAAACTCCAAGCGCCAAGAAAAACAATTAGACACCAGCGCGCCGTTCCCGCTAGCTTGGCCGCGCACCCCCGCATGCAACAGCAGCGCAAGTCATGGATGGTTCTCAGTTTGGTCATTGCCCTGATTTCGGCGCTCGCCGGGATCATCCTGCAAGATGACCTGCGGGAAAAACTCGGGACGAACTACTACGTCCTGTCCCTCGCCATCATCGGGTGCGTGCTGCTCGTGCTGAGCGGCTACCTGTGGGATCGCACGATGGTCACGCGGTTGCGCGCGCTCGGCTCGCAGGCGAAGGCGATCCAGCCGGATGCCGCCATCGATGAGCCGACGAAGGAGGACGAGGTCGGTCACGATGAAATCATCGGCCTCGCCCGTCAGATCGAGCGTATGGCGCGCTCGCTCCAGCGCGTGGAGGCGAGCTACCGCGGCATCGTCGAGGATCAGTTCGACCTCATCTGCCGCTACAAACCCGACGGCACGCTCACCTTCGTCAACGGCGCCTACTGCCGCTTCTACGGCCGCAAACGCAGCGAGTTGATCGGCCAGCCCTTCGCGGGCATGGCCACGAGCAGCAAAATCCCCTGGAACAGCGATCCCGCCATCCAAACCTACGAGCAGGAGATCAAGGGCGCGACCAGCACCACGTGGCTGCAGTGGATCGTGCGCGAGATCTACGACAACGATCACCGCATCGTCGAATATCAGGCCGTCGCGCACGACATCACCGCCCGCAAGATGGCCGAGGTCGCACTGCTCCGCGCCAAGGACGCCGCCGAAGCCGCCAACCGCGCCAAGGGCGAGTTCCTCGCCATCGTCAGCCACGAGATCCGCAACCCCATCAGCGGCGTCATCGGCTTTGCCAATCTCCTCGACGGCGCGAACCTCACCGCCGAACAACGCGAATACGTCACGCTGATCCGCAACAGCGGCGACTCGCTGCTCTTCCTCATCAACGACATTCTCGACTTCTCCAAGATCGAAGCCGGCAAGATCGAGTTGGAGAACGAGCCGTTTTCGCCCCGCACCTGCATCGAGGAAGTCGTCGCGTTCTTCCGCCCGAAAGCCGCCGCCGCCTCGCTCGGCCTCGAGACCCGCGTCGCGCCCGACGTGCCCGCCATCGTCAGCGGCGACGTCTACCGCCTGCGCCAGATTCTGATCAATCTGGTGGGCAACGCCGTGAAGTTCACCAAGCGCGGCGGAGTGACCATCCAGCTCGAAGCCGTCGCGCCCGACGACCTTTCCGACACCTTGCTGCTGCGCTTCACGATCCACGACACCGGCATCGGCATTTCGGCCGAACAAGCCGCCCGCCTCTTCAAGG
Coding sequences within it:
- a CDS encoding MFS transporter translates to MTEPLRDPYSALRHAGYRRFLVGNFLANVGRQAVSVAATWQIYQWTHSATALGLVGLVNVVPLLVFVLPAGVWADRVDRRRIISRCLLGSAVLSLALAVVTQLHDAIPPSAALDSANHALRAVALLFERHADPATLNFTNPALPIVYTLLFLHAIVRVVAGPARGAIVPQLVPAAALSNAVTWSSSLFELSTVIGPALGGAIVAFSSYTFVYAFDVLCALALVFALMGVQLPPRTTDAQRPAAPGMFAGARFIWRHPPILGALALDLFAVVLGGAIALLPIYADEILHVGPAVLGWLRAAPSLGAITMAFVVAHRRPFARPGIVMLWSVAGFGAAVTLFSLSTSLWLSLVALFLSGAFDNVSVVIRHSVVQLLTPDALRGRVTSVNQLFIGCSNEISALRAGLMAALFGPVLAGSAGGAGTIAVTIAAALIWPALRVLPPLAQLAPSSAETPSAKKNN
- a CDS encoding PAS domain S-box protein, which produces MVLSLVIALISALAGIILQDDLREKLGTNYYVLSLAIIGCVLLVLSGYLWDRTMVTRLRALGSQAKAIQPDAAIDEPTKEDEVGHDEIIGLARQIERMARSLQRVEASYRGIVEDQFDLICRYKPDGTLTFVNGAYCRFYGRKRSELIGQPFAGMATSSKIPWNSDPAIQTYEQEIKGATSTTWLQWIVREIYDNDHRIVEYQAVAHDITARKMAEVALLRAKDAAEAANRAKGEFLAIVSHEIRNPISGVIGFANLLDGANLTAEQREYVTLIRNSGDSLLFLINDILDFSKIEAGKIELENEPFSPRTCIEEVVAFFRPKAAAASLGLETRVAPDVPAIVSGDVYRLRQILINLVGNAVKFTKRGGVTIQLEAVAPDDLSDTLLLRFTIHDTGIGISAEQAARLFKAYAQADAGTARRYGGTGLGLIICKRLTELMGGTIWVESTPNLGSKFFFVVRVKQPVPASV